A single Cryomorphaceae bacterium DNA region contains:
- the rlmN gene encoding 23S rRNA (adenine(2503)-C(2))-methyltransferase RlmN: MSKKRDIRALSRADLRGYFVEMGDKAFRGDQVYEWLWNKSAKGFSDMTNLSKGLREHLEAHFSINHIHVDKMQRSSDGTIKNAIKLHDGLVVESVLIPTDTRITACISSQVGCSLDCQFCATARLKRMRNLNPDEIYDQVVAIKEQAELYFDRPLTNIVLMGMGEPLMNYKNVMAAIDKITSPEGLGMASKRITLSTVGVAKGIRRLADDDVKFNLALSLHSGREVVRKDIMPFTEHNPLDQLKDALKYFHGKTGKKVTYEYVVWEGINDQDEDIDALLEFCRLVPSKVNLIQYNPIGDTRFVPVAGPQLEHYIERLRAEGVVVNVRISRGQDIDAACGQLANKESA, encoded by the coding sequence ATGTCAAAAAAACGAGACATCCGAGCGCTGAGCAGAGCAGATTTGCGCGGCTATTTTGTGGAGATGGGCGACAAGGCCTTTCGCGGGGACCAGGTCTATGAATGGCTCTGGAACAAAAGCGCGAAGGGTTTCTCCGACATGACCAACCTATCCAAGGGTTTGCGTGAACACCTGGAGGCCCACTTCAGCATTAACCACATCCATGTGGACAAGATGCAGCGCAGCTCCGATGGGACCATCAAGAATGCCATCAAGCTGCACGACGGTCTCGTGGTCGAAAGTGTTCTCATTCCCACCGACACGCGAATCACAGCCTGCATTAGTTCGCAAGTGGGGTGTAGTTTGGACTGTCAGTTTTGCGCTACGGCGCGATTAAAGCGGATGCGCAATTTGAACCCGGACGAGATTTACGATCAGGTCGTGGCCATCAAAGAACAGGCGGAGCTCTACTTTGATCGGCCCCTGACCAATATCGTCTTGATGGGTATGGGTGAGCCGCTCATGAACTACAAAAACGTGATGGCGGCCATCGACAAAATTACTTCTCCCGAGGGACTGGGTATGGCCTCGAAGAGGATTACCCTCAGTACGGTCGGAGTGGCCAAGGGTATTCGTCGATTGGCCGATGATGACGTCAAGTTCAATTTGGCCTTGAGTCTGCATTCGGGCCGAGAAGTCGTTCGAAAAGACATCATGCCCTTTACCGAGCACAACCCGCTCGATCAACTGAAGGATGCTTTGAAGTACTTCCACGGGAAGACCGGAAAAAAGGTGACTTACGAATACGTCGTCTGGGAAGGAATCAACGACCAGGACGAAGACATCGACGCGCTGTTGGAGTTTTGCCGTTTGGTCCCGTCCAAGGTGAACCTCATCCAATACAACCCCATTGGCGACACTCGATTTGTTCCCGTCGCCGGACCTCAATTGGAGCACTACATTGAGCGCTTGCGTGCGGAAGGAGTCGTGGTGAATGTTCGCATCAGTCGCGGGCAAGATATCGACGCTGCTTGCGGCCAGTTGGCGAACAAGGAAAGCGCCTAA
- a CDS encoding alkaline phosphatase family protein, translated as MKRLLLLFLLPFSLHAQEEAALTKIALGSCSKQDMPEMQMWDEINAENADLWVWLGDIIYADSDHLDTIKDKYARQKAHPGYQDLISKTPVIGVWDDHDYGVNDGDRTYPRKDASKKLMFDFLDYPEDHPDHLHDGAYQSYTYGPKGQQVRIILLDTRYFRDPLGRANADAGQRYYKDPEGELLGEEQWKWLEGELKNSPAQVNIVVSSIQIISSRHPYEKWSNFPLERERFFKLLSETQPEGLVLISGDRHIGEVSMILLEEEYEVYEMTTSGLTNTWTDEYDEENPYRLERAISRNYGLVEIDWSEELPRVSVHVKGPGGESLIRTEVK; from the coding sequence ATGAAAAGACTCTTACTCCTCTTTCTCCTCCCCTTTTCTCTTCACGCCCAAGAAGAAGCTGCGCTCACTAAAATTGCTTTGGGAAGCTGTTCCAAGCAAGACATGCCGGAGATGCAGATGTGGGATGAAATCAATGCCGAGAACGCCGATTTATGGGTTTGGCTCGGCGACATCATTTACGCGGACTCCGATCATCTCGACACGATTAAAGACAAATACGCACGCCAGAAGGCCCATCCGGGATACCAAGATCTCATCTCGAAGACCCCGGTCATTGGCGTTTGGGACGATCACGACTACGGTGTCAACGATGGAGACCGTACCTATCCGCGCAAGGACGCTTCTAAGAAACTGATGTTCGACTTTCTGGACTATCCCGAAGATCACCCCGATCACCTGCACGACGGAGCCTACCAAAGCTATACCTATGGCCCCAAGGGCCAACAGGTCCGCATCATCCTGCTGGACACGCGTTATTTTCGAGATCCTCTGGGACGTGCCAATGCGGATGCAGGACAGCGCTACTACAAGGATCCAGAAGGTGAACTGCTTGGAGAAGAACAATGGAAGTGGCTCGAAGGAGAGCTCAAGAATTCACCCGCGCAAGTGAATATTGTCGTCTCCAGTATTCAAATCATCTCGTCTCGGCACCCGTATGAGAAATGGAGCAACTTCCCGCTCGAACGGGAACGGTTCTTCAAATTGCTTTCCGAAACCCAACCCGAAGGTCTTGTGCTCATCAGCGGTGACCGTCACATCGGGGAGGTTTCGATGATTTTGTTGGAAGAAGAATACGAAGTCTACGAAATGACCACGAGTGGACTCACCAATACGTGGACCGATGAATACGACGAGGAAAATCCATATCGGCTTGAAAGAGCCATCAGTCGTAACTACGGTCTCGTTGAAATTGACTGGTCCGAAGAATTGCCGCGGGTATCAGTTCACGTCAAGGGACCGGGAGGTGAATCACTGATTCGGACCGAAGTCAAGTAA
- a CDS encoding bifunctional 3-deoxy-7-phosphoheptulonate synthase/chorismate mutase type II, with translation MSPTELHVEPSVARGKERPFLVAGPCSAESEEQVHQTIAELVKHARVDVIRAGVWKPRTRPGSFEGIGTPALRWLDEARQEFGLPLATEVANAEHVEWALKHDIEYLWLGARTTVNPFYVQEIANALKGTDRKVWVKNPLHPDIGLWIGALERVNRAGITDMAAIHRGFFAYDSKPYRNEPKWELAIEMRRLAPDLPILCDPSHIAGTPGLISEVSQTALDLNMDGLMIESHWNPSVALSDAQQQVTPRRLGEIMSGLVLRDTSSEDALFLSKLKTLRERIDEIDSELIEVLARRIRVVEEIGAFKKDRNVAVFQLDRWFEILETRSDWGEEQSLYRELVEELFKLIHKHSVRTQTDMTHRVEEDPTA, from the coding sequence ATGAGCCCTACGGAACTTCATGTGGAGCCTTCGGTAGCCCGAGGTAAGGAACGTCCATTTTTGGTGGCCGGTCCGTGCAGTGCGGAAAGCGAAGAACAGGTCCATCAAACCATAGCCGAATTGGTGAAGCACGCTCGTGTGGATGTCATTCGTGCCGGTGTTTGGAAGCCGCGCACGCGTCCGGGATCCTTTGAAGGCATTGGAACGCCTGCTTTGCGCTGGTTGGACGAAGCCCGCCAAGAATTCGGATTGCCACTTGCAACAGAAGTGGCGAATGCCGAGCATGTGGAATGGGCCCTCAAGCATGATATTGAATACTTGTGGCTGGGTGCGCGCACCACGGTGAATCCCTTTTACGTACAGGAAATTGCCAACGCCTTGAAAGGGACTGATCGCAAAGTGTGGGTGAAGAATCCCCTGCACCCGGATATCGGACTGTGGATTGGCGCTCTTGAACGAGTGAACCGCGCCGGAATTACGGATATGGCGGCCATTCATCGAGGCTTTTTTGCCTACGACAGCAAGCCGTATCGGAATGAACCCAAATGGGAGTTGGCCATCGAAATGCGTCGATTGGCTCCCGATTTACCCATTCTTTGCGACCCGAGCCACATTGCCGGAACACCTGGACTCATTTCTGAAGTGAGTCAAACGGCGCTCGATTTGAATATGGATGGGTTGATGATCGAATCGCATTGGAACCCTTCGGTGGCTTTGAGCGATGCGCAGCAGCAAGTGACGCCGCGCAGACTCGGGGAAATTATGAGCGGACTTGTGCTTCGCGATACCTCTTCTGAGGATGCCCTTTTCTTGAGCAAGCTGAAAACGCTACGAGAGCGCATTGATGAAATTGACAGCGAATTGATCGAGGTATTGGCTCGACGGATCCGCGTTGTAGAGGAGATTGGAGCATTCAAGAAGGATCGAAACGTCGCTGTATTCCAATTGGACCGCTGGTTCGAAATCTTGGAAACGCGATCGGATTGGGGTGAGGAACAAAGTCTTTATCGCGAGTTGGTCGAAGAGCTCTTTAAGCTGATCCACAAGCACTCGGTACGTACCCAAACAGATATGACCCACCGGGTCGAAGAAGATCCGACCGCATGA
- a CDS encoding polyprenyl synthetase family protein, which yields MGQLDHIKQPIASEMAEFEKKFRASMASRVPLLDRITHYIVKRKGKQMRPMFVFLSAQLNGELDESTHRAAALIELLHTATLVHDDVVDDANMRRGFFSLNALWKNKIAVLVGDYLLSRGLLLSVENKDYHLLEIVSNAVREMSEGELLQIEKARRLDIKEDIYFDIIEQKTATLIAACCAAGAASVNRDEAVIERMREFGLKVGIAFQIKDDLFDYAAVGKIGKPVGIDIKEQKMTLPLIYALEHAERKDKRRIINTVKNHNLEPDRVKEVIDYVNASGGIEYAQKKMLEYRDGALALLDEYPESDAKNSLRDLVNYVIDRDQ from the coding sequence ATGGGCCAACTCGACCACATAAAGCAACCGATTGCAAGCGAGATGGCGGAATTCGAAAAGAAGTTCCGCGCCTCGATGGCCAGTCGTGTCCCCCTACTTGATCGCATCACGCATTACATCGTTAAACGCAAGGGCAAACAGATGCGTCCCATGTTTGTCTTCTTGAGCGCTCAACTCAATGGGGAACTGGACGAAAGTACGCATCGCGCCGCAGCGCTCATTGAGCTGCTGCATACAGCGACCCTCGTTCATGACGATGTAGTAGACGATGCCAATATGCGTCGCGGTTTCTTCTCCCTCAATGCCCTTTGGAAGAATAAGATTGCTGTACTCGTGGGTGATTACTTGCTTTCACGCGGGCTTCTGCTTTCTGTCGAGAACAAGGACTACCACCTGCTGGAAATCGTGAGCAATGCCGTTCGCGAAATGAGTGAAGGGGAGCTCCTTCAGATCGAGAAAGCCCGTCGTTTGGACATCAAAGAAGACATTTACTTCGACATCATTGAGCAAAAAACGGCAACGCTGATTGCCGCTTGTTGTGCGGCTGGGGCCGCAAGCGTCAACAGAGATGAGGCAGTGATTGAACGCATGCGGGAGTTTGGATTGAAGGTGGGCATTGCCTTTCAAATCAAGGATGATTTATTTGACTACGCAGCCGTCGGAAAGATTGGCAAGCCTGTTGGAATCGACATCAAGGAACAAAAGATGACTTTGCCTTTGATCTACGCCCTGGAACATGCGGAGCGCAAGGACAAAAGGCGAATCATTAATACGGTGAAGAACCACAACTTGGAGCCCGATCGGGTCAAGGAAGTCATCGATTATGTGAACGCCAGTGGCGGAATTGAGTACGCGCAAAAGAAAATGTTGGAGTATCGAGATGGAGCGCTTGCCCTCCTCGATGAGTACCCAGAGAGCGACGCAAAAAACAGCTTGCGCGACTTGGTGAATTACGTGATCGACCGCGACCAATAA
- a CDS encoding TonB-dependent receptor, giving the protein MHNKLKWSFLAIFCLAFSWGAMAQGTITGTVVDAETGEAIVGANIVVKGASLGTSSSFDGSFSFRAPAGDHELHISFIGYTEMTENVTVRDGQTADLGELSLASSSIGLNQVNLIADVAVDRETPVAVSTIDAAEIQTKLGNQEFPEAMKNTPSIYATKGAGGFGDSRITVRGFSQENVALLINGIPVNGMEDNRVYWSNWAGLGDVTRTIQVQRGLGASKLAITSVGGTINIITKTTDQEKGGSIGTMIGNDNFQKTQLTLSTGRLDNGWAVTFSGSRTTGDGYINNGYIDAWSYFLSVAKEINQDHQLVFTVFGAPQKHGQRSFQHRYSDFQKYGIRYNDDWGYKGNQAYGWRDNFYHKPQAALNWYWNINEKTFLSTSVYGSSGRGGGTGDIGSRREFQLPRDYNGEVNFDDIVAWNSGQNALGGDTLQALNYATAAGDSGTAFIANKETGGTIKRASMNEHQWFGALSTLTWDITDNLRLNTGVDLRWYYGDHYRKTVDLLGAEWWFDQDSRQISAAQLDWVDFNGDGVRDDNELGNLVRPGNDALNFFGTEDTENRIDYSNQEQINWAGVFGEFEYSKDRLSAFLSLSLSNISYERYDEFNSGPTTSEKLNYLGYNIKAGANFNIDENNNVFVNAGQLSRAPYFDIVFPRFNNVDINKEAENETTTAFEIGYGYRNNWFSVNVNGYYTLWQNKAESFSETDDDGNLRFANVLGVDALHQGIEVDARIRPVSNLELMVMGSFGDWKWQGTASGVIQDDDQNVIGEETFYVDGLNVGDAAQTTGMLGASYRFPFGITIDASWSVYDRIYASFQPSDRTSEADQGIQPFELPSYQLVDAGLTWKFDLFGYDAVLRGNVNNLFDEIFVMEAQDRGDDTQTDQERLESSRVWYGFGRTWNVGLNVRF; this is encoded by the coding sequence ATGCACAACAAACTAAAATGGAGTTTCTTGGCCATTTTCTGCCTCGCGTTTTCGTGGGGAGCCATGGCACAAGGAACGATCACAGGAACAGTCGTCGACGCGGAGACAGGCGAAGCGATTGTCGGAGCAAACATCGTAGTAAAAGGAGCATCTTTAGGGACGTCGTCAAGTTTTGACGGCTCTTTTTCTTTTAGGGCACCTGCAGGCGATCATGAATTGCACATTTCCTTCATCGGTTACACCGAAATGACGGAAAACGTAACTGTTCGAGACGGGCAAACTGCCGACCTCGGAGAGCTGTCTTTAGCTTCAAGCTCAATTGGCTTGAACCAGGTCAACCTCATCGCGGATGTCGCGGTAGATCGTGAAACGCCAGTAGCTGTTTCTACGATCGATGCTGCGGAGATTCAGACTAAGTTGGGTAACCAAGAATTCCCGGAGGCCATGAAAAACACACCTTCCATCTATGCGACGAAAGGAGCTGGTGGATTCGGTGACTCGCGAATTACCGTTCGTGGATTCTCGCAAGAGAATGTGGCCTTGTTGATCAATGGTATTCCCGTGAACGGAATGGAAGACAACCGAGTATACTGGTCGAACTGGGCTGGTTTGGGTGATGTAACCCGTACCATTCAAGTACAGCGTGGACTCGGAGCTTCAAAATTGGCGATCACTTCTGTAGGTGGTACCATCAACATCATCACCAAAACAACTGACCAAGAGAAAGGTGGAAGCATCGGAACCATGATTGGAAACGACAACTTCCAGAAAACTCAATTGACCTTATCTACCGGCCGCTTGGACAATGGCTGGGCGGTGACCTTCAGCGGTTCACGCACAACGGGTGATGGATACATCAACAACGGATACATCGATGCTTGGAGCTACTTCCTTTCTGTAGCGAAAGAAATCAACCAAGACCACCAATTGGTCTTCACTGTGTTCGGAGCACCTCAGAAGCACGGTCAGCGTAGCTTCCAGCACCGCTACAGCGATTTCCAGAAGTACGGAATCCGCTACAACGATGACTGGGGTTATAAAGGCAACCAAGCTTACGGTTGGAGAGACAACTTCTACCACAAGCCTCAAGCGGCTTTAAACTGGTATTGGAACATCAACGAAAAGACCTTCCTTTCGACTTCTGTTTACGGATCTTCAGGCCGCGGTGGTGGTACCGGAGATATTGGAAGTCGTCGCGAATTCCAATTGCCACGTGACTACAATGGAGAGGTAAACTTCGACGACATCGTCGCTTGGAACTCTGGTCAGAACGCACTTGGTGGTGATACACTCCAAGCCTTGAACTATGCCACGGCTGCAGGAGATAGCGGAACGGCTTTCATCGCGAACAAAGAAACCGGTGGAACTATTAAGCGTGCTTCAATGAACGAGCACCAGTGGTTCGGCGCCTTGTCTACATTGACTTGGGACATCACCGACAATTTGCGTTTGAACACAGGAGTTGACCTTCGCTGGTACTATGGAGATCACTACCGCAAGACCGTTGATCTTTTGGGTGCTGAATGGTGGTTTGACCAAGACAGTCGTCAAATCTCAGCTGCACAACTCGACTGGGTTGACTTCAACGGCGATGGTGTGCGCGACGACAATGAGCTCGGAAACTTGGTTCGTCCAGGAAACGACGCTTTGAACTTCTTCGGAACGGAGGATACGGAAAACCGTATCGATTACTCCAACCAAGAGCAAATCAACTGGGCGGGAGTCTTTGGAGAGTTTGAATACTCTAAAGATCGTTTGAGCGCCTTCTTGAGCTTGAGCTTGTCGAACATCTCTTATGAGCGTTACGACGAATTCAACAGTGGGCCAACTACGAGTGAGAAGTTGAACTACCTCGGATACAATATAAAGGCAGGAGCGAACTTCAATATTGACGAAAACAACAATGTCTTCGTAAATGCTGGACAATTGTCTCGTGCTCCTTACTTCGACATCGTCTTCCCACGCTTCAACAACGTAGACATCAACAAAGAAGCTGAGAACGAAACCACTACGGCTTTCGAGATTGGCTATGGCTACCGAAACAATTGGTTCTCTGTAAACGTGAACGGGTACTACACGCTATGGCAAAACAAAGCCGAGTCATTCTCTGAGACTGATGATGACGGAAACCTTCGCTTTGCAAACGTACTTGGAGTAGATGCCCTTCACCAAGGAATTGAAGTTGATGCCCGCATCCGTCCGGTGAGCAACTTGGAATTGATGGTCATGGGATCCTTCGGAGACTGGAAATGGCAAGGAACTGCGAGCGGTGTTATTCAGGATGACGACCAAAACGTCATTGGTGAAGAGACCTTCTACGTAGATGGTTTGAACGTTGGAGACGCTGCACAAACGACTGGAATGTTGGGCGCAAGCTACCGCTTCCCATTCGGCATCACGATCGACGCGAGCTGGTCTGTATACGATCGTATTTATGCGAGCTTCCAGCCTAGCGACCGTACTTCTGAAGCGGATCAAGGTATCCAGCCATTCGAACTTCCATCTTACCAATTGGTGGACGCAGGTTTGACTTGGAAATTCGACCTCTTCGGATACGATGCTGTTCTTCGCGGAAACGTCAACAACTTGTTTGACGAAATCTTCGTGATGGAAGCTCAGGATCGTGGAGACGATACGCAAACAGATCAAGAGCGTTTGGAAAGCTCACGTGTATGGTACGGTTTCGGTCGTACTTGGAACGTAGGATTGAACGTTCGATTCTAA
- the recJ gene encoding single-stranded-DNA-specific exonuclease RecJ, which yields MRKARWRMKPTPKGSVVEQLRSELGVPGTIAQLMAQRGITSYQEAESFFKPRLEDLHDPFTMADLEKAADRLHTALEQEERILVYGDYDVDGTTAVALVYTFLEPYTEHLDFYIPDRYAEGYGLSRTGMEYAVDNDFDLIIALDCGVKAIEEITWVQERGVDVIVADHHRPGAQLPPAYAVLDPKRSDCDYPFKELCGAGVGFKLMQGLSRKKGLDEQALVRFLDLVAVAIAADMVPVTGENRILSYFGLERLNTEPSPGLQAFVRLSKVANRLSSTDVMFKIAPKINAAGRMEHGRLAVELLIEKDGQLALQKAHGLETANEERRRTDESTTLEALAQIENEISEDAYSTVVYQPEWHKGVVGIVASRLIEKFYRPTVVLTKSNGVLAGSARSVHNFDVYAALEACSEHLEQFGGHMYAAGMTLREEQLEGFKAAFEEVVGERITEHQRQREIEIDLEVDIDELSPKFYRLLRRFEPFGPENPVPVFCARELRTRSPYVMAIGKQRDHLKMTLTGEGATKSMEAIGFGMSEWVPSLENGHSFHAVFELNENHWMGHTTLQLLVKDLDLT from the coding sequence ATGAGGAAAGCGCGGTGGCGGATGAAGCCCACACCCAAGGGGAGCGTGGTGGAGCAGTTGCGCTCAGAGCTCGGAGTTCCGGGAACCATTGCCCAGTTGATGGCACAGCGTGGGATCACCAGTTACCAGGAGGCAGAATCTTTTTTCAAACCTAGATTGGAAGATCTTCACGATCCATTCACCATGGCGGATCTCGAAAAGGCCGCGGATCGATTGCACACCGCACTCGAACAAGAAGAGCGCATCCTGGTCTACGGGGACTACGATGTGGACGGGACTACTGCCGTTGCACTGGTCTATACCTTTTTGGAACCCTACACGGAGCATTTGGATTTCTACATCCCGGACCGATACGCTGAGGGCTATGGCCTTTCTCGCACAGGAATGGAGTATGCGGTGGACAACGATTTTGACCTAATTATTGCACTGGATTGCGGCGTTAAGGCCATTGAGGAAATCACCTGGGTTCAAGAGCGTGGGGTCGATGTCATTGTTGCCGATCATCACCGTCCGGGTGCTCAGTTGCCGCCGGCTTATGCCGTCCTAGACCCTAAACGTTCGGATTGCGATTACCCCTTTAAGGAGCTCTGTGGTGCTGGTGTAGGATTCAAACTGATGCAAGGGCTTTCCCGCAAAAAAGGACTGGACGAACAGGCTTTGGTTCGTTTCCTCGATTTGGTCGCGGTGGCCATTGCAGCGGACATGGTGCCTGTCACGGGCGAGAACCGCATCCTGAGTTATTTTGGCCTGGAACGCTTGAATACTGAGCCCAGTCCCGGGCTGCAGGCATTTGTCCGGCTTTCTAAGGTGGCCAATAGGCTTTCGAGCACCGATGTCATGTTTAAGATTGCACCCAAAATCAATGCGGCCGGTCGTATGGAGCACGGTCGTTTGGCGGTGGAGTTATTGATCGAGAAGGATGGCCAATTGGCCCTGCAAAAAGCGCACGGCTTGGAAACAGCAAATGAGGAACGTCGGCGGACGGATGAATCGACTACCCTCGAAGCCTTGGCGCAGATCGAAAACGAAATCTCAGAGGACGCCTACAGTACGGTCGTTTATCAACCCGAGTGGCATAAAGGTGTTGTGGGGATTGTGGCCTCCCGATTGATTGAGAAGTTCTATCGGCCCACAGTTGTCTTGACCAAATCCAATGGAGTGCTGGCGGGCTCCGCTCGGTCAGTTCACAACTTTGATGTTTATGCAGCCCTCGAGGCCTGTTCGGAGCACTTAGAGCAATTCGGAGGCCATATGTATGCGGCGGGCATGACGCTTCGAGAAGAGCAGCTTGAGGGATTTAAAGCGGCCTTTGAAGAAGTTGTGGGGGAACGGATCACCGAGCATCAACGCCAGCGGGAAATTGAAATTGATCTCGAGGTGGATATTGATGAGCTTTCGCCTAAGTTTTATCGTCTGCTGCGTCGCTTTGAACCCTTTGGTCCAGAGAATCCCGTTCCGGTTTTTTGTGCTCGTGAATTGCGGACGCGAAGTCCTTATGTCATGGCCATAGGAAAGCAGCGTGATCATTTGAAAATGACCCTCACGGGTGAAGGCGCTACAAAAAGCATGGAAGCCATTGGCTTTGGCATGAGTGAATGGGTGCCGTCATTGGAGAATGGACACAGCTTTCATGCCGTTTTTGAGCTCAATGAAAATCACTGGATGGGTCATACGACCTTGCAGCTCTTGGTGAAAGACCTAGACCTTACTTGA
- a CDS encoding DNA primase: MIPKETVDRIFEAARIEEVIGEFVQLKRSGSNLKGLSPFSNEKTPSFVVSPAKQIYKDFSSGKGGSVVNFLMEHEHFTYPEALRYLADKYGIEIEEKEQTPEELKAANERESLFIVSKFAAEWFHDQLKTDEGRAIAYGYLRERGFSDQTIEDFQLGYNPDQWTALTDSAIEAGYQLEYLDKAGLTIVRDEGAKKFDRFKGRVMFPIHNLSGRVIAFGGRTLKSDKSVAKYVNSPETSIYSKSKVLYGIYQAKQTIVKEDVCYLVEGYTDVISLYQAGIKNVVASSGTALTPDQIRLIRRYTPNVVILYDGDPAGIRASFRGIDLILSEGMNVKVVLFPDGEDPDSFAKSRSNEEVTAYLDAEAKDFLQFKSQLLLEEAKGDPVRRAALIREILTSVSKIPDRITRDVYVRETARMFEMGEDVLYNELAQQRRKDQNNQRKREQRSSEREVEDPMSVVHRPVKGPSKPTLPEDFEQEKGIIALLLNHGSHGMEIENPEWDEEVHAEEDRTEQISLAELVVEDILGDGLSFRDERFAKVFNSIVEGIDEGEVRDGQFFVRSEDQELSALASELLSEPYELSDWSKRQIFVATRESKIEEDMRQKVLRFKERKVLLLRKEVTEELKKELDDATRQAHLQRLLKLNQVAEHLSKPLGRIL; encoded by the coding sequence ATGATCCCAAAGGAGACTGTTGACCGAATTTTTGAAGCTGCCCGAATCGAGGAGGTGATTGGCGAATTCGTACAATTGAAGCGGTCCGGGTCCAACCTAAAGGGATTGAGTCCTTTCTCCAACGAGAAGACACCGAGCTTTGTGGTCAGTCCCGCCAAGCAGATCTATAAGGACTTTTCCAGTGGGAAAGGTGGCAGTGTTGTGAACTTCCTGATGGAGCACGAGCACTTCACGTACCCCGAAGCCTTGCGCTACCTCGCAGACAAGTACGGGATCGAAATCGAGGAAAAAGAACAAACGCCCGAAGAGCTCAAAGCTGCCAATGAGCGGGAGAGCTTGTTTATCGTCAGCAAGTTCGCCGCAGAGTGGTTTCACGACCAACTCAAGACCGATGAAGGGCGCGCCATTGCTTATGGCTACTTACGCGAACGAGGCTTTAGCGATCAGACCATTGAAGACTTTCAGCTGGGCTACAACCCCGATCAGTGGACGGCCTTGACGGACAGCGCCATTGAAGCAGGGTATCAATTAGAGTATTTGGACAAAGCCGGACTGACCATTGTCCGGGATGAAGGGGCAAAGAAATTTGACCGATTCAAAGGGCGCGTCATGTTCCCCATTCACAACTTGAGTGGACGGGTCATTGCCTTTGGAGGTCGCACCTTGAAAAGCGACAAGAGCGTTGCGAAATACGTCAACTCCCCGGAGACGAGCATCTATTCTAAGAGTAAGGTGCTCTATGGTATATACCAGGCCAAGCAGACCATTGTCAAAGAAGACGTTTGCTATTTGGTTGAAGGGTATACCGACGTCATCAGTCTTTATCAGGCCGGGATTAAGAATGTCGTTGCGAGTTCGGGTACTGCCCTGACTCCCGATCAAATTCGGTTGATTCGGAGGTATACGCCAAATGTGGTCATCCTATATGACGGAGATCCCGCGGGGATCCGGGCATCGTTCCGCGGAATTGACTTGATCTTGTCGGAAGGCATGAATGTGAAGGTGGTGCTCTTCCCAGACGGAGAGGATCCAGACAGCTTTGCCAAGAGCCGATCTAATGAAGAAGTCACGGCCTATTTGGATGCCGAAGCCAAAGACTTCCTGCAGTTCAAGAGCCAGCTCTTGCTCGAAGAGGCCAAAGGTGATCCAGTTCGACGAGCAGCCCTCATTCGGGAAATCCTGACCAGCGTGAGTAAGATTCCCGATCGCATTACACGTGATGTGTACGTTCGGGAGACGGCCCGGATGTTTGAGATGGGCGAAGACGTCTTGTACAACGAGCTAGCCCAGCAGCGTCGAAAGGATCAGAACAATCAACGCAAACGCGAACAGCGCAGCTCGGAACGGGAGGTTGAGGATCCGATGAGCGTGGTCCATCGGCCCGTTAAGGGCCCAAGTAAACCTACCCTGCCCGAAGATTTTGAGCAGGAAAAAGGAATCATTGCCCTGCTCCTGAATCACGGGAGTCATGGGATGGAAATAGAAAATCCGGAATGGGACGAAGAAGTGCACGCTGAAGAAGATCGGACCGAGCAGATTTCACTGGCCGAATTGGTCGTGGAAGATATTTTGGGCGATGGATTGTCCTTTCGCGATGAGCGTTTTGCTAAAGTTTTCAACAGCATTGTGGAAGGGATCGATGAAGGCGAAGTACGTGACGGTCAGTTCTTTGTACGAAGTGAGGACCAGGAACTTTCGGCCTTGGCCAGTGAGCTTCTGAGTGAGCCCTACGAGTTGAGCGATTGGAGTAAGCGACAAATTTTTGTGGCGACGCGCGAGTCGAAGATTGAAGAGGACATGCGCCAGAAAGTCCTACGATTCAAGGAAAGGAAGGTGCTGCTGCTTCGGAAAGAAGTTACCGAAGAGCTCAAAAAGGAACTCGACGACGCTACACGGCAAGCACATCTGCAACGTCTTTTAAAACTGAATCAAGTGGCCGAGCACCTGAGCAAGCCGCTGGGGCGCATTCTATAG